The proteins below come from a single Agromyces flavus genomic window:
- the hutU gene encoding urocanate hydratase, which translates to MTTAAPTTTDTAAGSRTVRAARGTELTAKSWQTEAPLRMLMNNLDPEVAERPEDLIVYGGTGKAARNWEAYDAIVRTLEGLEADETLLVQSGKPVGVFRTHEWAPRVLIANSNLVGDWATWPEFRRLEQLGLTMYGQMTAGSWIYIGTQGILQGTYETFGAVARSLAVKRGESEADVARASLEGTLTLTAGCGGMGGAQPLAVTMNGGAVLIVDVDESRLRRRVEHGYLDEVAPSLDDAIERVLAAKAERRALSVGVVGNAATVFTELLERRVPVDVVTDQTSAHDPLSYLPEGVPLVEWKALAANDPGEFTKLARRSMARHVEAMVGFQAGGAEVFDYGNSIRREAELGGYEHAFDFPGFVPAYIRPLFAEGKGPFRWAALSGDPADIAATDRAILELFPDDPHLRRWIEQAGEKVHFEGLPARICWLGYQERHLAGLRFNEMVASGELSAPVVIGRDHLDSGSVASPYRETEAMADGSDAIADWPLLNALLNTASGATWVSIHHGGGVGIGRSIHAGQVVVADGTDLAAEKIARVLVNDPGTGVMRHVDAGYDRAVEVARERGLRVPMLEG; encoded by the coding sequence ATGACCACCGCTGCACCCACGACGACCGACACCGCCGCCGGTTCCCGCACCGTCCGCGCCGCGCGCGGCACCGAGCTCACCGCCAAGAGCTGGCAGACCGAGGCGCCGCTGCGCATGCTCATGAACAACCTCGACCCCGAGGTCGCCGAGCGCCCCGAGGACCTCATCGTCTACGGCGGCACGGGCAAGGCCGCGCGCAATTGGGAGGCGTACGACGCGATCGTCCGCACCCTCGAGGGCCTCGAGGCCGATGAGACGCTGCTCGTCCAGTCGGGCAAGCCGGTCGGCGTGTTCCGCACGCACGAGTGGGCGCCGCGCGTGCTCATCGCCAACTCGAACCTCGTCGGCGACTGGGCCACGTGGCCCGAGTTCCGCCGCCTCGAGCAGCTCGGACTCACCATGTACGGCCAGATGACCGCCGGCTCGTGGATCTACATCGGCACGCAGGGCATCCTGCAGGGCACGTACGAGACCTTCGGCGCCGTCGCCCGCTCGCTGGCCGTGAAGCGCGGCGAGTCCGAGGCGGATGTCGCTCGCGCCTCGCTCGAGGGCACGCTCACGCTGACGGCGGGCTGCGGCGGCATGGGTGGCGCGCAGCCGCTCGCGGTGACGATGAACGGCGGGGCGGTGCTGATCGTCGACGTCGACGAGTCGCGGCTGCGCCGCCGTGTCGAGCACGGCTACCTCGATGAGGTCGCTCCGTCGCTCGACGACGCCATCGAGCGCGTGCTCGCCGCGAAGGCGGAGCGCCGTGCGCTGAGCGTCGGGGTCGTCGGGAACGCCGCGACGGTGTTCACCGAGCTGCTCGAGCGGCGCGTCCCGGTCGACGTCGTGACCGACCAGACCAGCGCGCACGACCCGCTGTCGTATCTGCCCGAGGGCGTCCCGCTCGTGGAGTGGAAGGCCCTCGCCGCGAACGACCCCGGGGAGTTCACCAAGCTCGCTCGCCGCTCGATGGCCAGGCACGTCGAGGCGATGGTCGGCTTCCAGGCCGGCGGCGCCGAGGTCTTCGACTACGGCAACTCGATCCGCCGCGAGGCCGAGCTCGGCGGCTACGAGCACGCGTTCGACTTCCCCGGCTTCGTGCCGGCCTATATCCGTCCCCTGTTCGCCGAGGGCAAGGGGCCGTTCCGCTGGGCGGCGCTCTCGGGCGACCCGGCCGACATCGCGGCGACCGACCGCGCCATCCTGGAGCTGTTCCCCGACGACCCGCACCTGCGCCGCTGGATCGAGCAGGCCGGCGAGAAGGTCCACTTCGAGGGACTGCCCGCACGCATCTGCTGGCTCGGCTACCAGGAACGCCACCTCGCGGGTCTGAGGTTCAACGAGATGGTCGCCTCGGGCGAGCTCTCGGCGCCGGTCGTCATCGGGCGCGACCACCTCGACTCGGGCTCCGTCGCCTCGCCGTACCGCGAGACCGAGGCGATGGCCGACGGCTCCGACGCGATCGCCGACTGGCCCCTGCTCAACGCGCTGCTGAACACCGCGTCGGGCGCGACCTGGGTCTCGATCCACCACGGCGGCGGCGTCGGCATCGGGCGCTCGATCCATGCGGGCCAGGTCGTGGTCGCCGACGGCACGGACCTCGCGGCCGAGAAGATCGCGCGCGTGCTCGTGAACGACCCGGGCACCGGCGTCATGCGGCACGTCGACGCGGGCTACGACCGCGCCGTCGAGGTCGCTCGCGAGCGCGGGCTGCGCGTGCCCATGCTCGAGGGCTGA
- a CDS encoding IclR family transcriptional regulator, which translates to MRSETSKVPAADQALRILAHLAAQRGPVPAASIAQALGLPRSTTYQLLTVMQDRGFVVHLPEERRYGLGVAAFELSSGFSRQQPLTRLGRPLVAGIVDRLAESGHLAVLHGRDVLYLVEERAPRRPSLVSDVGVRLPAHLTASGRAMLAELPPAQLRALYPDRDAFSERHPAAVDEAPWTYSRLKAVLAETRSAGVATEHGEVTEGLASVGAAVLDHLGWPAAAIAVTFAEGSPPELVATASDAVRDAATTLSRRIRGAR; encoded by the coding sequence ATGCGCAGCGAGACGTCGAAGGTGCCTGCGGCCGACCAGGCGCTTCGGATCCTCGCCCACCTCGCCGCGCAGCGCGGGCCCGTACCGGCCGCGTCGATCGCCCAGGCGCTCGGGCTGCCGCGCTCGACGACCTACCAACTGCTCACCGTCATGCAGGATCGCGGGTTCGTCGTCCACCTGCCCGAGGAGCGCAGGTACGGCCTGGGCGTCGCCGCGTTCGAGCTCTCGAGCGGCTTCAGCCGGCAGCAGCCGCTCACGCGGCTGGGCCGCCCGCTCGTCGCGGGAATCGTCGACCGGCTCGCCGAGTCGGGTCACCTCGCGGTACTGCACGGACGTGACGTGCTCTACCTGGTCGAGGAGCGTGCGCCGCGACGCCCATCGCTGGTGTCCGACGTCGGCGTGCGCCTGCCCGCGCACCTCACCGCGTCCGGGCGGGCGATGCTCGCCGAGCTCCCACCCGCCCAGCTGCGTGCGCTCTACCCCGACCGCGACGCCTTCAGCGAGCGGCATCCGGCGGCCGTCGACGAGGCGCCATGGACGTACTCCCGCTTGAAGGCCGTGCTCGCCGAGACCCGCTCGGCGGGCGTCGCGACCGAGCACGGCGAGGTGACCGAGGGCCTCGCATCGGTCGGCGCCGCCGTGCTCGACCACCTGGGCTGGCCGGCTGCGGCCATCGCCGTCACGTTCGCCGAGGGCTCGCCGCCGGAACTCGTGGCGACCGCGAGCGATGCAGTGCGGGATGCGGCGACCACGCTCTCGCGACGGATCCGCGGCGCACGCTGA
- a CDS encoding glycosyltransferase, with protein MSGPGLLPPGRQLAITWSIPDGFGGMTAALLRRSAAFARLAGVEVDVLTFDGRPDYAAVRARLAERGQPAPGVRVRNLYERLRTEPVAPGEIAIEPDVAGLDDADGSAERETAPDGAARVELSTPDGRVRVAHLRADGSLAVLDERGRSERPRRLLTAFDADGRPVRQWRSVRACYADWIAEVAGDGDAFAIVDSKTAAPFMAHVRLPRLVTLHVVHNAHLAAPGGPIGHLRETRAEVLSNPERFDAVVFLTERQRADAATLLGAPENFAVVPNTAALPDARVTDPVADDATRDPASAVVVAGLTARKRIDDAIRAVALARDRGPQVRLRIVGDGPLADELHEVARDEGIAEAVEFAGHRPDGAEAFAEASVALLTSISEGAPLVLLEAMGRGCIPIAYDIEYGPADVIEHGRNGFLVPAGQVWALAGTIARVARMTSEERGALREAARATAARFDEASIVARWGEVERAAAERHRRDSAREVLAAEFERVRLRRPRRRLGIRLRLRGVPNGARVTVDLRTQRTDAVLRRSARVSSGRVGFRLSDAETDLLAAGGPIHLTVLVETDRAHAALDAGDIRPDTRTLVQRVAGRLRPHRA; from the coding sequence ATGAGCGGGCCAGGTCTGCTGCCGCCCGGTCGCCAGCTGGCGATCACGTGGTCGATCCCCGACGGGTTCGGCGGGATGACCGCGGCGCTGCTGCGGCGTTCGGCCGCGTTCGCCCGGCTCGCTGGGGTCGAGGTCGACGTGCTGACCTTCGACGGGCGACCCGACTACGCGGCGGTCCGCGCACGTCTCGCCGAGCGAGGGCAGCCCGCCCCGGGGGTGCGCGTGCGGAACCTGTACGAGCGGCTGCGCACCGAGCCGGTGGCTCCCGGTGAGATCGCCATCGAACCGGATGTCGCGGGACTCGACGATGCCGACGGATCGGCCGAGCGCGAGACCGCCCCCGACGGGGCTGCCCGGGTCGAGCTGTCGACGCCCGACGGACGCGTGCGCGTCGCGCACCTGCGGGCCGACGGCTCACTCGCCGTGCTCGACGAGCGCGGGCGATCCGAGCGGCCGCGACGCCTGCTCACCGCGTTCGACGCCGACGGCCGCCCGGTGCGGCAGTGGCGGTCCGTTCGCGCGTGCTACGCCGACTGGATCGCCGAGGTCGCCGGTGACGGCGACGCCTTCGCGATCGTGGACAGCAAGACCGCGGCGCCGTTCATGGCGCACGTCCGCCTGCCTCGCCTGGTGACGCTGCACGTCGTGCACAATGCCCACCTCGCCGCGCCCGGCGGGCCGATCGGCCACCTTCGCGAGACGCGGGCCGAGGTGCTCTCGAATCCCGAGCGGTTCGATGCGGTCGTGTTCCTCACCGAGCGACAGCGGGCGGATGCCGCGACACTGCTCGGCGCTCCCGAGAACTTCGCCGTGGTGCCCAACACGGCCGCGCTGCCCGACGCGCGCGTGACCGACCCGGTCGCCGACGACGCGACGCGCGACCCGGCGTCGGCCGTCGTCGTGGCGGGGCTCACGGCGCGCAAGCGCATCGACGACGCGATCCGCGCCGTGGCCCTCGCGCGCGACCGCGGTCCGCAGGTGCGGCTCCGCATCGTCGGCGACGGACCACTGGCCGACGAACTGCACGAGGTCGCCCGCGACGAGGGCATCGCGGAGGCCGTGGAGTTCGCCGGGCACCGCCCCGACGGCGCCGAGGCGTTCGCCGAGGCATCCGTCGCCCTGCTGACGAGCATCTCCGAGGGAGCCCCGCTCGTGCTGCTCGAGGCGATGGGCCGCGGCTGCATCCCGATCGCGTACGACATCGAGTACGGTCCGGCCGACGTCATCGAGCACGGGCGGAACGGGTTCCTCGTGCCCGCCGGCCAGGTGTGGGCGCTGGCCGGCACCATCGCGCGAGTGGCTCGGATGACCTCGGAGGAGCGCGGCGCACTCCGGGAGGCCGCGCGCGCGACGGCCGCCCGGTTCGACGAGGCGAGCATCGTGGCCCGATGGGGGGAGGTCGAGCGGGCCGCGGCCGAGCGCCATCGCCGAGACTCGGCGCGCGAGGTGCTCGCCGCCGAGTTCGAGCGCGTGCGGCTGCGTCGCCCTCGCCGTCGCCTCGGCATCCGCCTGCGCCTCCGCGGCGTGCCGAACGGTGCGCGCGTCACGGTCGACCTGCGCACGCAGCGGACCGACGCCGTGCTGCGCCGTTCCGCGCGGGTCTCCTCTGGGCGCGTGGGGTTCCGGCTGTCGGACGCCGAGACCGATCTGCTGGCCGCGGGCGGGCCGATCCACCTCACGGTCCTCGTCGAGACCGACCGCGCGCACGCGGCACTGGATGCCGGCGACATCCGCCCCGACACGCGGACCCTCGTGCAGCGCGTCGCCGGGCGCCTCCGCCCGCACCGGGCGTGA
- a CDS encoding antibiotic biosynthesis monooxygenase, with protein MGSEPITVSIRREVDPDRIAEATVWVQTGVNLANRYPGFLGSGWVRAGEDSDVWHMLYRFADESSLEAWERSPERTWWLEMGKGFVRAERARRRTGIEGWFDDPATGSVPAVTDDTGSTPVALPPAPPRWKQAVSIWLGFFPVNLAFALLMAFVPGWEAVPLALRVLITTLVLTPIMTYWVLPWVTRMLRGWLVPAA; from the coding sequence ATGGGCAGTGAACCGATCACCGTGTCGATCCGGCGCGAGGTCGACCCCGACCGGATCGCCGAGGCGACCGTCTGGGTGCAGACGGGCGTGAACCTCGCCAACCGGTACCCCGGCTTCCTCGGGTCGGGGTGGGTGCGAGCCGGCGAGGACTCCGACGTGTGGCACATGCTGTACCGCTTCGCCGACGAGTCGTCGCTCGAGGCGTGGGAGCGCTCGCCCGAGCGCACGTGGTGGCTCGAGATGGGCAAGGGGTTCGTGCGCGCCGAGCGGGCGCGTCGCCGCACCGGCATCGAGGGGTGGTTCGACGATCCGGCCACCGGCTCGGTGCCGGCGGTGACGGATGACACGGGGTCGACGCCCGTCGCGCTGCCGCCGGCGCCACCGCGCTGGAAGCAGGCGGTCAGCATCTGGCTGGGCTTCTTCCCGGTGAACCTCGCGTTCGCGCTGCTCATGGCGTTCGTGCCGGGGTGGGAGGCGGTCCCGCTCGCCCTGCGAGTGCTCATCACGACGCTCGTGCTGACGCCGATCATGACCTACTGGGTCCTCCCATGGGTGACGCGGATGCTGCGCGGCTGGCTGGTCCCGGCCGCATGA
- a CDS encoding YihY/virulence factor BrkB family protein → MGETTEAVRRERPDSPAQLSRPEWRVVLTRTAHEFRIHQCWDLAAALTYHAVLSVCPALLTAAAFIGMFGSAEPVAEGALGVVGDLGGDDTVAALTEPISQLLSASRAGLAFITGSAITLWTVSGYLGTFGRGMNRILGVPEGRPFWKSRPVMLAAAAVIVVLAAVIIGALVVSGAVAASVARSLGIDDDLTLAWDLGKLPVLAGLAALILAILYWATPNVRRPSLRWLSVGAAVAIVVWMLTTAAFGAYVWNFASYDRTYGVLGGIVAFLLWLWLSNLAVLAGAVLDTEVERARQLRAGIEAQERLKLPLRDDRLVEVNRRQRRHDIMASARMLPGAEPDGAG, encoded by the coding sequence ATGGGGGAAACGACTGAAGCGGTCCGCCGCGAACGGCCCGACTCGCCTGCACAGCTCTCGCGGCCCGAGTGGCGCGTGGTCCTCACGCGCACGGCGCACGAGTTCCGCATCCACCAGTGCTGGGACCTCGCCGCGGCGCTGACCTACCATGCGGTGCTCTCGGTGTGCCCGGCGCTGCTCACCGCCGCCGCGTTCATCGGCATGTTCGGCAGCGCCGAACCGGTGGCCGAGGGCGCGCTCGGCGTCGTCGGCGACCTCGGCGGCGACGACACGGTCGCCGCGCTGACCGAACCGATCTCGCAGCTGCTCAGCGCCTCGCGGGCCGGACTCGCGTTCATCACGGGATCGGCGATCACCCTCTGGACGGTCTCGGGTTACCTCGGCACGTTCGGCCGCGGCATGAACCGGATCCTGGGCGTTCCCGAGGGGCGCCCGTTCTGGAAGTCGCGCCCCGTGATGCTCGCGGCAGCGGCGGTCATCGTGGTGCTCGCCGCCGTGATCATCGGCGCACTCGTGGTGAGCGGCGCCGTCGCGGCATCCGTCGCCCGGTCGCTGGGGATCGATGACGACCTCACCCTCGCGTGGGACCTGGGCAAGCTGCCCGTCCTCGCCGGGCTCGCCGCGCTCATCCTGGCCATCCTCTACTGGGCGACCCCGAACGTGCGGCGCCCCAGCCTCCGGTGGCTCTCGGTCGGTGCCGCGGTCGCGATCGTCGTGTGGATGCTCACCACCGCCGCGTTCGGCGCGTACGTCTGGAACTTCGCGAGCTACGACCGGACCTACGGCGTGCTCGGCGGGATCGTCGCGTTCCTGCTCTGGCTGTGGCTCTCGAACCTGGCCGTGCTGGCCGGCGCCGTGCTCGACACCGAGGTCGAGCGGGCGCGCCAGCTCCGCGCGGGCATCGAGGCGCAGGAGCGACTGAAGCTCCCGTTGCGGGACGACCGGCTCGTCGAGGTCAACCGGCGGCAGCGACGGCACGACATCATGGCCTCGGCACGCATGCTGCCCGGCGCGGAGCCCGACGGTGCCGGTTGA
- a CDS encoding M23 family metallopeptidase has product MFPARDIDETDPFRVKPARKRSVAIAAVTSGLLIALSSVTPAWAEETDPVPTTDTTTSETTTEPAPAPEPTPTEEPAPAPEPTPTEEPTPTPEPTPEPTPTPTPEPTPEPTPTPTPTPTPEPTPTPTPTPEPTPTPTPTPTPTPTPTPSQTPTQTPISTPGVEAPFVLVGDGPVARMVTTASASSSGTQSSSLSALRLKLQRATTELRNAEAALESAQSTVVVARAVATRLDERAAQARLMAETAAGVYLDAVEGDGAALSSMSAAFASGNDLLAGLGGMERVQKLSGDSSRLREIAELRDVEADAAEERAAAAWAAVDAVPIDQLENTVTEAKGAVTAARAELNGAQTRLAAEGVAAFDNLPSDSGQLSEQGWASPVAGSLTDGYGPRPNKPLAGVNEFHRGTDIAAQCGTAVFAATGGVVIEAGPNGTYGNWVLIDHGSGVSTGYAHIRDGGILVSVGQQVAAGDLIAAVGSTGASTGCHLHFEVRIGGTAVDAVPFMAARGVQLG; this is encoded by the coding sequence ATGTTCCCAGCCCGAGACATCGACGAGACCGACCCGTTCCGAGTGAAGCCCGCTCGGAAGCGCTCGGTCGCGATCGCGGCGGTCACCAGCGGCCTGCTCATCGCCCTCTCCTCCGTCACGCCGGCCTGGGCCGAGGAGACCGATCCGGTCCCGACGACCGACACCACCACGTCCGAGACCACCACCGAGCCCGCTCCGGCGCCCGAGCCCACGCCGACTGAGGAGCCGGCTCCGGCGCCCGAGCCCACGCCGACCGAAGAGCCGACGCCGACGCCCGAACCCACGCCCGAGCCGACGCCCACGCCGACGCCCGAGCCCACTCCGGAACCGACGCCGACGCCGACGCCGACGCCGACGCCCGAGCCGACCCCCACCCCCACTCCGACGCCCGAGCCGACCCCCACGCCGACTCCGACGCCGACCCCCACGCCGACGCCGACCCCCAGCCAGACCCCGACCCAGACGCCGATCTCGACGCCCGGTGTCGAGGCGCCTTTCGTCCTCGTGGGTGACGGCCCGGTCGCGCGCATGGTCACGACGGCCTCGGCGAGCTCCTCGGGCACGCAGTCGAGCTCCCTGTCCGCACTCCGCCTGAAGCTGCAGCGCGCGACGACCGAACTGCGGAACGCCGAAGCCGCGCTCGAGTCCGCGCAGTCCACCGTGGTCGTGGCGCGTGCCGTCGCCACCCGGCTCGACGAGCGCGCCGCCCAGGCCCGGCTCATGGCCGAGACGGCCGCGGGCGTCTACCTCGATGCCGTCGAGGGCGATGGTGCCGCGCTCTCCTCGATGAGCGCGGCGTTCGCCTCCGGGAACGACCTGCTCGCCGGACTCGGCGGCATGGAGCGCGTGCAGAAGCTCTCGGGAGACTCGAGCCGCCTCCGCGAGATCGCCGAACTGCGCGACGTCGAGGCCGACGCGGCCGAGGAACGCGCCGCTGCCGCGTGGGCCGCGGTCGACGCGGTGCCGATCGACCAGCTCGAGAACACGGTCACCGAGGCGAAGGGCGCGGTCACGGCCGCCCGCGCCGAGCTCAACGGCGCGCAGACCCGGCTCGCCGCCGAGGGCGTCGCCGCGTTCGACAACCTCCCCTCCGACTCCGGTCAGCTCAGCGAGCAGGGCTGGGCCTCACCCGTCGCCGGCAGCCTGACCGACGGCTACGGACCGCGGCCGAACAAGCCGCTCGCCGGAGTGAACGAGTTCCACCGGGGCACCGACATCGCCGCGCAGTGCGGCACCGCCGTGTTCGCCGCGACCGGCGGCGTGGTGATCGAGGCCGGCCCGAACGGCACGTACGGCAACTGGGTCCTCATCGATCACGGTTCCGGTGTCTCGACCGGCTACGCGCACATCCGCGACGGCGGGATCCTCGTGAGCGTCGGCCAGCAGGTCGCTGCCGGCGATCTCATCGCAGCGGTCGGCAGCACGGGCGCCTCGACCGGATGCCACCTGCACTTCGAGGTGCGGATCGGCGGCACCGCGGTCGACGCTGTGCCGTTCATGGCGGCCCGCGGCGTGCAGCTGGGCTGA
- the hutH gene encoding histidine ammonia-lyase, giving the protein MSTIAPSPTRTAAASVTVGIGPLGIDDVVAIARYDAAVVLDPAALDEVARSRAIIDGLAADPQPHYGISTGFGALATTFIAEDRRAQLQASLVRSHAAGSGAEVEREVVRALMLLRLSTLMTGRTGVRRETAETYAAILNAGITPVVREFGSLGCSGDLAPLAHCALVAMGEGDVRDASGESTDAATALAAAGITPLRLGEKEGLALINGTDGMLGMLALAIDDLRRLLTTADIAAAMSVEGLMGTDAVFAEDLHALRPQRGQAASAANLRNLLAGSPIVASHKGPECTRVQDAYSLRCAPQVHGAARDTLAHAASVADAELASAVDNPVLTLDGRVESNGNFHGAPVAYVLDFLAIAVADVASMSERRTDRFLDRARNQGLPPFLAHEVGVDSGLMIAQYTAAGIVSELKRLAVPASVDSIPSSAMQEDHVSMGWAAARKLRRAVDGLARVLAIEVMTASRGLALRAPLEPGPATGAVARLVAATGSVPGEDRFLSPEIEALVDAVTTGEIVRRAASVVALV; this is encoded by the coding sequence ATGAGCACCATCGCGCCCTCGCCCACCCGGACCGCCGCGGCATCCGTCACCGTCGGCATCGGCCCGCTCGGCATCGATGACGTCGTCGCGATCGCCCGGTACGACGCCGCGGTCGTGCTCGACCCGGCCGCGCTCGACGAGGTCGCGCGCAGCCGCGCGATCATCGACGGCCTCGCGGCCGACCCGCAGCCGCACTACGGCATCTCGACCGGGTTCGGCGCGCTCGCGACCACCTTCATCGCCGAGGACCGCCGTGCGCAGCTGCAGGCGAGCCTCGTCCGCTCGCACGCCGCCGGATCGGGCGCCGAGGTCGAGCGCGAGGTCGTGCGCGCACTCATGCTGCTGCGGCTCTCGACGCTCATGACGGGCCGCACGGGCGTGCGCCGCGAGACCGCCGAGACGTACGCCGCGATCCTCAATGCCGGGATCACGCCCGTCGTGCGCGAGTTCGGCTCGCTCGGCTGCTCGGGCGACCTGGCCCCGCTCGCGCACTGCGCACTCGTGGCGATGGGCGAGGGCGACGTGCGGGACGCGTCCGGTGAGTCGACGGATGCCGCGACCGCTCTCGCCGCGGCCGGCATCACGCCATTGCGCCTCGGCGAGAAGGAGGGCCTCGCCCTCATCAACGGCACCGACGGCATGCTCGGCATGCTCGCACTCGCGATCGACGATCTGCGGCGCCTGCTCACCACGGCCGACATCGCCGCGGCGATGAGCGTCGAGGGGCTGATGGGCACCGACGCGGTGTTCGCCGAGGACCTCCACGCGCTGCGCCCGCAGCGCGGCCAGGCGGCGTCCGCGGCGAACCTGCGGAATCTCCTCGCCGGTTCGCCGATCGTCGCGAGCCACAAGGGCCCGGAGTGCACGCGCGTCCAGGACGCCTACTCGCTGCGCTGCGCCCCGCAGGTGCACGGCGCCGCCCGCGACACCCTCGCGCACGCGGCATCCGTCGCCGACGCCGAGCTCGCCAGCGCGGTCGACAATCCGGTGCTCACGCTCGACGGCCGGGTCGAGTCGAACGGCAACTTCCACGGCGCACCGGTCGCGTACGTGCTCGACTTCCTCGCCATCGCGGTGGCGGATGTCGCGTCCATGAGCGAGCGGCGCACCGACCGCTTCCTCGACCGGGCCCGCAACCAGGGCCTCCCGCCGTTCCTCGCGCACGAGGTCGGCGTCGACTCCGGACTCATGATCGCGCAGTACACCGCGGCCGGCATCGTGTCGGAGCTCAAGCGCCTGGCGGTTCCCGCGTCGGTCGACTCCATCCCCTCGTCGGCCATGCAGGAGGACCACGTGTCGATGGGCTGGGCGGCCGCGCGCAAGCTGCGCCGCGCCGTCGACGGCCTCGCACGCGTGCTCGCGATCGAGGTCATGACGGCCTCGCGCGGCCTCGCCCTCCGGGCGCCGCTCGAGCCCGGACCGGCCACCGGCGCCGTCGCGCGACTGGTCGCCGCGACGGGCTCCGTGCCCGGTGAGGACCGGTTCCTGTCGCCCGAGATCGAGGCGCTGGTCGATGCGGTGACCACCGGCGAGATCGTCCGGCGCGCGGCATCCGTCGTCGCCCTCGTCTGA
- the hutI gene encoding imidazolonepropionase, which translates to MAHPAASSRLLVTGIGELVTNDPQPGREGGALGIVRDAALLAEDGVITWIGPSAEAPDVELAGDAPHPHHVEVLDAGGRAVIPGFVDSHTHLVFGGDRADEFAARMAGRAYEAGGIRSTVAATRAASDDELRARLAGFVAELHRQGTTTFEVKSGYGLSVRDEERLVRLAREVTDEVTFLGAHVVPFEFREPDGPGADAYVDVVVGEMLAACAPHARWVDAFCERGAFFAAQSRRVLEAGAAAGLGVRVHGNQLGEGDGVRLAVELDAASVDHCTYLADEDVAALAGSRTVATLLPGVEFSTRQPYPDARRLIDAGVTVALASDCNPGSSFTSSLPFCIAVAVRDMGMTPAEALWASTAGGAAALRRTDVGTLRPGSRADLVLLDAPSHVHLAYRPGVPLIAETWKDGARVA; encoded by the coding sequence ATGGCGCATCCCGCCGCGTCGTCGCGGCTGCTCGTCACGGGGATCGGCGAGCTCGTCACGAACGACCCGCAGCCGGGTCGCGAGGGCGGCGCGCTGGGCATCGTGCGCGACGCGGCCCTGCTCGCCGAGGACGGGGTCATCACCTGGATCGGCCCCTCCGCCGAGGCGCCCGACGTCGAGCTGGCGGGCGACGCCCCGCATCCGCACCACGTGGAGGTGCTCGACGCGGGTGGCCGCGCGGTCATCCCCGGGTTCGTGGACTCGCACACGCATCTCGTCTTCGGCGGCGACCGGGCCGACGAGTTCGCTGCGCGGATGGCGGGTCGCGCCTACGAGGCGGGCGGCATACGCTCGACCGTCGCGGCGACCCGGGCCGCATCCGACGACGAGCTGCGAGCACGCCTCGCGGGCTTCGTCGCCGAGCTGCACCGGCAGGGCACGACGACGTTCGAGGTCAAGTCGGGGTACGGGCTGTCGGTGCGCGACGAGGAGCGGCTCGTCCGCCTCGCGCGCGAGGTCACCGACGAGGTCACGTTCCTGGGTGCGCACGTCGTGCCGTTCGAGTTCCGCGAGCCCGACGGTCCAGGCGCGGATGCGTACGTCGACGTGGTCGTCGGCGAGATGCTCGCGGCGTGCGCGCCGCACGCGCGCTGGGTCGACGCCTTCTGCGAGCGCGGCGCGTTCTTCGCCGCACAGTCCCGGCGCGTGCTCGAGGCGGGCGCCGCCGCCGGCCTCGGCGTGCGCGTGCACGGCAACCAGCTCGGCGAGGGCGACGGCGTCCGCCTCGCGGTCGAGCTCGACGCGGCATCCGTCGACCACTGCACCTATCTGGCCGACGAGGACGTCGCGGCCCTCGCGGGCTCGCGCACCGTCGCGACCCTCCTGCCCGGTGTCGAGTTCTCGACACGGCAGCCGTATCCCGACGCGCGCCGGCTCATCGATGCCGGCGTGACCGTTGCGCTCGCGAGCGACTGCAATCCGGGCTCGAGCTTCACGAGTTCGCTGCCCTTCTGCATCGCGGTCGCGGTCCGCGACATGGGAATGACGCCGGCCGAAGCGCTGTGGGCGTCCACGGCCGGCGGCGCCGCGGCGCTGCGGCGAACGGATGTCGGCACACTGCGGCCCGGTTCGCGCGCCGACCTCGTGCTGCTCGACGCGCCCAGTCACGTGCACCTCGCCTATCGTCCTGGCGTACCGCTCATCGCGGAGACGTGGAAGGACGGCGCGCGCGTCGCCTGA